From Aliarcobacter butzleri, the proteins below share one genomic window:
- a CDS encoding tetratricopeptide repeat protein, which translates to MSSELKFEELQKKLKKVLNTNRFRFIFIFYPNENLREEIKNHICESFTSSNQITLNLKDNTYQDIAPILYENDKSFIFIDDFFDVLDNADLYNGFNQRRDKIASKNINLICFVNSNFKEKFFQTSIEYIPDLIEFKNAIFEIETPNNYENRLILKEVLSSSYSSLGGLTTQSKKEELQRLLLKLNDVENVVEKLNLFSQITTIYRDVGEFKKALEYQEKILKLEEENLEKNHPNLASTYNNISTIYHEMEELEKALEYQKKAIDLKEAILKKNYPDLAISYNNISMIYQDMGDLKKALEYQQKALEIREKFSEVGKSDLATSYNNISVIYKNIGNLNKALEYQQKALKIFEEILEENHPNLATSYSNISIIYQEIGDLKKALEYQEKALKLREEILGYRHPDLATSYNNISTIYKSMGELKKALEYQEKALKLREDILGWKHPLLISCYNNISLIYQDMGELKKALGYQEKALKLGEEILGDKHPDLAISYNNISAIYKDLKECLKAKGYIQKAIDIWQEYEYYYKELANAKKFIKEIELNIKKENKLPFNKKGRFCKDI; encoded by the coding sequence TTGAGTAGTGAGTTAAAGTTTGAAGAGTTACAAAAAAAACTAAAAAAAGTTTTAAATACAAATAGATTTAGATTTATTTTTATTTTTTATCCAAATGAAAATTTAAGAGAAGAGATAAAAAATCATATTTGCGAAAGTTTTACTTCTTCAAATCAAATAACTCTTAACCTAAAAGATAATACTTATCAAGATATTGCACCAATACTCTATGAAAATGATAAAAGTTTTATTTTCATAGATGATTTTTTTGATGTATTAGATAATGCTGATTTATATAATGGATTCAATCAAAGAAGAGATAAAATAGCGTCTAAAAATATAAATCTTATTTGTTTTGTGAATTCAAATTTTAAAGAGAAGTTTTTCCAAACATCAATAGAATATATTCCTGATTTAATTGAATTTAAAAATGCTATTTTTGAAATAGAAACACCAAATAATTATGAAAACAGATTAATATTAAAAGAAGTTTTAAGTAGTTCATATAGCTCTTTGGGTGGATTAACAACACAAAGTAAAAAAGAAGAACTTCAAAGATTACTTCTAAAACTTAATGACGTAGAAAACGTTGTAGAAAAATTAAATTTATTTTCTCAAATAACGACAATATATAGAGATGTAGGAGAATTTAAAAAAGCTTTAGAATATCAAGAAAAAATTTTAAAATTAGAAGAAGAGAATTTAGAAAAAAATCATCCTAATTTAGCATCAACTTACAATAATATTTCCACAATTTATCATGAAATGGAAGAGTTAGAAAAAGCATTAGAATATCAAAAAAAAGCAATAGATTTAAAAGAAGCCATTTTAAAAAAGAACTATCCTGATTTGGCAATAAGTTATAATAATATTTCTATGATTTACCAAGATATGGGAGATTTAAAAAAGGCGTTAGAATACCAACAAAAAGCTTTAGAAATTAGAGAAAAGTTTTCAGAAGTTGGAAAATCAGATTTAGCTACATCATATAATAATATTTCGGTAATTTATAAAAATATAGGAAACTTAAATAAGGCTTTAGAATATCAACAAAAAGCTTTAAAGATATTTGAAGAAATTTTAGAAGAAAATCATCCTAATTTAGCTACATCATATAGTAATATTTCAATAATTTATCAAGAAATAGGAGACTTAAAAAAAGCATTAGAATACCAAGAAAAAGCTCTAAAATTAAGAGAAGAAATTTTGGGATATAGGCATCCTGATTTAGCAACAAGTTATAATAACATTTCTACGATTTACAAAAGTATGGGAGAGTTAAAAAAAGCATTGGAATATCAAGAAAAAGCCTTAAAATTAAGAGAAGATATTTTAGGGTGGAAACACCCTCTTTTAATAAGCTGTTATAACAATATATCGTTAATTTATCAAGATATGGGAGAGTTAAAAAAAGCTTTGGGATATCAAGAGAAAGCCTTAAAATTAGGAGAAGAAATTTTAGGAGATAAACATCCTGATTTAGCAATAAGTTATAATAATATATCAGCAATTTATAAAGATTTAAAAGAGTGTTTAAAAGCAAAAGGGTATATTCAAAAAGCAATTGATATTTGGCAGGAGTATGAATATTATTATAAAGAATTAGCTAATGCTAAAAAATTTATAAAAGAGATTGAATTAAATATAAAAAAAGAGAATAAACTTCCTTTCAATAAAAAAGGAAGATTTTGTAAAGATATTTAG
- a CDS encoding pyrroline-5-carboxylate reductase — protein sequence MKLTLIGNGIMAQALAKGLIKKYEVEMIGRDIEKLKLIQEKIPQITIKQLEDKEDITDKIVIFCVKPYALESVSVRLIGSANVLLSILAGTKLDFLKKQIKATHYIRTMPNIAASVHNSMTTITGDIESKAVAMEIFSCIGEALWVNTETQLDIASAITGSGPAFLALIAESLADGAVKAGLERHLSAHLVQGLFSGTASLLRHSHPAVIKDSVMSPGGTTAAGFAQLEEAGVRSAMIKAVESSFNKALKLAEK from the coding sequence ATGAAACTTACACTAATAGGTAATGGTATTATGGCTCAAGCACTAGCTAAAGGACTTATAAAAAAGTACGAAGTTGAGATGATTGGAAGAGATATTGAGAAATTAAAACTTATACAGGAAAAAATACCTCAAATAACAATAAAACAATTAGAAGATAAAGAAGATATCACAGATAAAATTGTTATATTTTGCGTAAAACCTTATGCTTTAGAGAGTGTTTCTGTAAGACTTATTGGAAGTGCAAATGTATTATTATCTATTTTAGCTGGAACAAAACTTGATTTTCTAAAAAAACAGATAAAAGCAACCCACTATATCAGAACTATGCCAAATATTGCAGCAAGTGTGCATAACTCTATGACAACAATAACTGGTGATATTGAATCAAAAGCTGTTGCTATGGAGATTTTTTCTTGTATTGGAGAAGCTCTTTGGGTAAATACAGAAACTCAACTTGATATTGCAAGTGCAATTACAGGTTCTGGTCCTGCATTTTTAGCATTAATCGCTGAAAGTTTAGCTGATGGTGCAGTAAAAGCTGGATTAGAAAGACATTTAAGTGCTCATTTAGTTCAAGGATTATTTAGTGGAACTGCTTCACTTTTAAGACACTCTCATCCAGCAGTTATAAAAGATTCTGTTATGAGTCCAGGGGGAACAACAGCAGCAGGATTTGCTCAACTTGAAGAAGCTGGAGTAAGAAGTGCTATGATAAAAGCGGTTGAAAGCTCTTTTAACAAAGCATTAAAACTTGCAGAAAAATAG
- a CDS encoding MarR family winged helix-turn-helix transcriptional regulator — protein sequence MKNKEFDFSKMICFLLNSTSNAMIREYRPHLEEFQLTYPQYLVMMTLWNNDNILIKDISKETFFDSATLTPILKRLEEKSYIIRTQSLSDERGKIIKLTKEGKDLKDKTAHIFKNMECKIELSSEEQEDIIKICNKILSKLGN from the coding sequence ATGAAAAATAAAGAATTTGATTTCTCTAAAATGATTTGCTTTTTATTGAATTCAACATCAAACGCAATGATTAGAGAGTATAGACCTCATTTGGAAGAATTTCAACTAACTTATCCTCAATATTTGGTGATGATGACACTTTGGAACAATGACAATATACTAATAAAAGATATAAGCAAAGAGACATTTTTTGATTCGGCTACACTAACACCTATTTTAAAAAGGTTAGAAGAAAAATCGTATATTATCAGAACGCAATCATTAAGCGATGAACGAGGGAAAATAATAAAATTAACAAAAGAAGGGAAAGATTTGAAAGATAAAACAGCTCATATTTTCAAAAATATGGAGTGTAAAATTGAACTAAGTAGCGAAGAGCAAGAAGATATTATTAAAATTTGTAACAAAATATTATCTAAATTAGGTAATTAA
- a CDS encoding rhomboid family intramembrane serine protease: protein MLNFSKKDFTATNVIIIITVLFYLIQINVQQGSLLFGLNLYFLIGGFYWQPLTSIFSHGGIAHLAMNMFVLWQFGNYVERSRGAKAFVLLYLITGVLTSLFSFLYIFFLDITVNLVGASGAICAILGYVAYFDKVQRSGIITWILLISVAPLLIGLPIAWYAHFIGLAIGFIYAIIDKSILLKKYKR from the coding sequence ATGCTAAACTTTAGTAAAAAAGATTTTACAGCAACAAATGTAATTATTATAATTACAGTTTTATTTTATTTAATCCAAATAAATGTACAACAAGGAAGTTTATTATTTGGATTAAATTTATACTTTTTAATTGGTGGTTTTTATTGGCAACCACTAACTTCTATCTTTTCTCACGGTGGAATCGCTCACTTAGCTATGAATATGTTTGTACTTTGGCAATTTGGTAATTATGTAGAAAGATCAAGAGGTGCAAAAGCTTTTGTTTTATTGTATTTAATAACAGGAGTTTTAACCTCTCTTTTCTCATTTTTATATATCTTTTTTTTAGATATTACTGTAAATTTAGTAGGAGCAAGTGGAGCAATTTGTGCTATTTTAGGATATGTTGCATATTTTGATAAAGTTCAAAGAAGTGGAATTATAACTTGGATTTTATTAATTTCTGTTGCTCCTTTACTTATTGGACTTCCTATTGCTTGGTATGCTCACTTTATTGGACTAGCTATTGGATTTATTTATGCAATAATTGATAAATCTATACTTTTAAAAAAATATAAAAGATGA
- a CDS encoding low molecular weight protein-tyrosine-phosphatase, whose amino-acid sequence MKRSILFVCLGNICRSPLAHGIAQEYINKEQLDILVDSAGTGSWHIGEAPCENSIKVALLNGVDISKQKARQVKKDDFQKFDFVIALDDNNLKDLKNLGCKNPLKLGDFGYEGACVPDPYYFRDFEDFKNVYSMIETCVKNLIDDLINNDIA is encoded by the coding sequence ATGAAGAGATCAATTTTATTTGTATGCTTAGGAAACATTTGTCGTTCTCCTTTAGCTCATGGTATTGCACAAGAATATATAAACAAAGAACAGCTTGATATTTTAGTAGATAGTGCTGGAACGGGCTCTTGGCATATTGGTGAAGCTCCTTGTGAAAATTCAATAAAAGTTGCATTGTTAAATGGTGTTGATATATCAAAGCAAAAAGCAAGGCAAGTAAAAAAAGATGATTTTCAAAAGTTTGATTTTGTTATTGCACTTGATGATAATAACTTAAAAGATTTGAAGAATTTAGGTTGTAAAAATCCTCTAAAACTTGGAGATTTTGGATATGAAGGAGCTTGTGTTCCTGACCCATACTACTTTAGAGATTTTGAAGATTTTAAAAATGTTTATTCTATGATTGAAACTTGTGTTAAAAATTTGATTGATGACTTAATTAATAATGATATAGCATAA
- a CDS encoding type IV pilus modification PilV family protein, with protein sequence MQKNSFTLIETLVSITLLLIVIIGFKYSTYYDENSSKNFMLLNNLENLFDTKNYGSFQNSAKTLQLIKNKEIIENITVTKYQFENESIKLFKYEK encoded by the coding sequence TTGCAGAAAAATAGTTTTACTTTAATTGAAACATTAGTTAGTATCACTCTTTTGCTTATCGTAATAATTGGGTTTAAATACTCAACTTATTATGATGAAAATTCTTCAAAAAACTTTATGTTGTTAAATAATTTAGAAAATCTATTTGATACAAAAAATTATGGAAGTTTTCAAAACTCAGCTAAAACTTTACAACTTATAAAAAATAAAGAAATTATTGAAAATATAACTGTTACAAAATATCAATTTGAAAATGAAAGTATAAAACTTTTTAAGTATGAAAAATAG
- a CDS encoding non-canonical purine NTP pyrophosphatase, with amino-acid sequence MKIVLASANKGKIKEFERLLPNDEIVAFSEILGKIEIDEDKDTFKGNAIKKAQTIYDELQKINFGDVVVISDDSGISVPVLGNAPGVYSARYAGLNASDKENNEKLKAELNKLGLEKTPAFYTACIAIVYKNEVYTVHGWMYGEVLNKEIGTNGFGYDPMFIPNGYDKTLGELDEGVKKEFSHRSKALKLAMKVLEVIL; translated from the coding sequence TTGAAAATCGTTTTAGCCTCAGCAAATAAGGGAAAAATAAAAGAGTTCGAAAGACTTCTTCCAAATGATGAAATAGTAGCATTTAGTGAAATTTTAGGAAAAATTGAAATTGATGAAGATAAAGATACTTTTAAAGGTAACGCTATAAAAAAAGCACAAACAATCTATGATGAACTTCAAAAAATTAATTTTGGTGATGTTGTTGTGATTTCAGATGATTCAGGAATTAGTGTACCAGTTTTAGGAAATGCTCCAGGAGTTTATAGTGCTAGATATGCAGGACTTAATGCAAGTGATAAAGAAAATAACGAAAAATTAAAAGCTGAATTAAATAAATTAGGTTTAGAAAAAACTCCTGCTTTTTATACAGCTTGTATTGCAATAGTTTATAAAAATGAAGTTTATACAGTTCATGGTTGGATGTATGGTGAAGTTTTAAATAAAGAGATAGGAACAAATGGTTTTGGATATGATCCTATGTTTATTCCAAATGGATATGATAAAACGTTAGGTGAATTAGATGAAGGAGTTAAAAAAGAGTTTTCTCATAGAAGTAAAGCTTTAAAACTTGCAATGAAAGTTTTAGAAGTTATTCTTTAG
- a CDS encoding MFS transporter, which translates to MIKSVMPLSFIIALRFFGLFIVLPVISVYALSLDGANATLVGIVVGGYALTQVVFQVPFGVMSDKLGRKGTIITGLLLFAIGSLICAIATDIYTLMLGRLLQGSGAIGAVVTAMISDLVKEHERSKAMALMGSFIGLAFAIAMLAGPLIGGFIGVPVLFYITMFLALISIYILVKKVPNPPIITHTYNDKLRLSDVLGNTNINRMNITNFLQKALMTFAFLVIPIILTKTYGWEKKELWYVYLPAMIFGLLSMAPAAIIAEKKGKFKEILALGILFFIISYLVIGFSSSSVVFVIGVVIFFIGFNMHEPIMQSLASKFAKVHQRGSVLGVFNSFGYLGTFVGGLLGGIMLDNLNLSTFSIIIAVICVLWGILILTMPNPSKTKSVYLNLDEYKLENSGKLNQNDAIDEWYINNTENIIAIKYDDEKISEEEIRALLK; encoded by the coding sequence ATGATTAAATCTGTAATGCCTTTGAGTTTTATCATAGCCCTTAGATTCTTTGGACTTTTTATTGTATTACCAGTTATTTCTGTATATGCTTTATCTTTAGATGGTGCAAATGCAACTTTAGTTGGTATCGTTGTTGGTGGTTATGCTTTAACACAAGTTGTTTTTCAAGTTCCTTTTGGAGTAATGAGTGATAAATTAGGAAGAAAAGGTACAATCATCACTGGACTTTTACTTTTTGCAATTGGTTCTCTTATTTGCGCTATTGCAACTGATATTTATACTTTGATGTTAGGTCGACTTTTACAAGGTTCTGGTGCTATTGGAGCAGTTGTAACTGCTATGATAAGTGATTTAGTAAAAGAACACGAAAGATCAAAAGCTATGGCTTTAATGGGTTCTTTTATAGGACTTGCTTTTGCAATAGCAATGTTAGCTGGACCGTTAATTGGTGGATTTATAGGTGTTCCAGTTTTATTTTATATTACAATGTTTTTAGCTCTTATTTCTATTTACATTTTAGTAAAAAAAGTTCCAAATCCTCCAATAATAACTCATACATATAATGACAAATTAAGATTATCAGATGTTTTAGGAAATACAAATATAAATAGAATGAATATCACAAACTTTTTACAAAAAGCTTTGATGACATTTGCATTTTTAGTAATTCCTATCATCTTAACAAAAACTTATGGTTGGGAGAAAAAAGAGCTTTGGTATGTTTATCTTCCTGCTATGATATTTGGACTTTTATCTATGGCACCTGCTGCTATTATTGCAGAAAAGAAAGGTAAGTTCAAAGAGATTTTAGCTCTTGGAATTTTATTTTTTATAATTTCATATTTAGTTATAGGATTTAGTTCTAGTTCCGTTGTTTTTGTAATTGGTGTAGTTATATTTTTTATTGGTTTTAATATGCACGAACCAATCATGCAATCACTTGCTTCAAAATTTGCAAAAGTTCATCAAAGAGGAAGTGTTTTAGGAGTATTTAATTCATTTGGATATTTAGGAACATTTGTTGGTGGACTTTTGGGTGGAATAATGCTTGATAACCTTAATTTATCAACATTTTCTATTATCATCGCTGTTATTTGTGTTTTATGGGGGATTTTGATTTTGACTATGCCAAATCCATCAAAAACAAAATCTGTTTATTTAAATTTAGATGAATACAAACTTGAAAATAGTGGAAAACTAAATCAAAATGATGCAATCGATGAGTGGTATATAAATAATACAGAAAATATTATAGCTATAAAATATGATGATGAAAAGATTAGTGAAGAAGAGATAAGAGCTCTTTTAAAGTGA
- a CDS encoding helix-turn-helix domain-containing protein produces the protein MFEENPELFLDEIVKNVKKERIQRKISQLKLANILDFSSPNYIAKIETRKHGSSYNLIHLCKIAKAFDIEVVELLPQKKKKS, from the coding sequence TTGTTTGAAGAAAATCCAGAGCTCTTTTTAGATGAAATTGTAAAAAATGTAAAGAAAGAGAGAATTCAAAGAAAAATTAGTCAATTAAAATTAGCAAATATTTTAGATTTTTCTTCTCCAAATTATATTGCAAAGATTGAAACAAGAAAACATGGTTCAAGTTATAATTTAATACATTTATGTAAAATTGCAAAAGCTTTTGATATCGAAGTTGTTGAATTATTACCACAAAAAAAGAAAAAAAGTTAA
- a CDS encoding outer membrane protein assembly factor BamD encodes MIKSLKLKGLLLVTCATFVFTGCSSKSEQEYNKPALYWYNKMMKQIASGDLDEADDTYTSLESEHRNSPYIPTAIMILVNAHIEEEEYALANFYLDEYIKKFGLSKDIDYARYLKIKANFLGFKYQFRDQQLIDDTLSQIQEFKEKYKNSPYMPLVDTINSRLYMSKASFDQEISELYTRRDKPLGTEFYEEKVRGSWVDSSEIEPVKVPFYRALFE; translated from the coding sequence ATGATAAAAAGTTTGAAGCTAAAGGGTTTGTTATTAGTTACTTGTGCTACTTTTGTATTTACAGGTTGTTCTTCAAAAAGTGAGCAGGAATATAATAAACCAGCACTTTATTGGTATAACAAGATGATGAAGCAAATAGCATCGGGAGATTTAGATGAAGCTGATGATACATATACATCATTAGAGAGTGAACATAGAAATTCACCATATATTCCAACAGCAATTATGATTTTAGTAAATGCGCATATTGAGGAAGAAGAGTATGCTTTAGCAAATTTTTATTTGGATGAATATATCAAAAAATTTGGATTGAGCAAAGATATTGATTATGCAAGATATTTAAAAATCAAAGCAAATTTTTTAGGATTTAAATATCAATTTAGAGATCAACAACTAATAGATGATACTTTAAGTCAAATCCAAGAGTTTAAAGAAAAATATAAAAACTCACCATACATGCCTTTAGTTGACACTATAAATTCAAGATTATATATGTCAAAAGCTAGTTTTGACCAAGAAATATCTGAACTTTATACAAGAAGAGATAAACCTCTTGGAACAGAGTTCTATGAAGAAAAAGTAAGAGGTTCTTGGGTTGATAGTTCTGAAATTGAACCTGTAAAAGTACCATTTTATAGAGCTCTTTTCGAATAA
- the lon gene encoding endopeptidase La: protein MELKNYEEFPQTIPLIIEDDIFLYPFMIAPLFLSNEQNVKAVEYAIDHNKLVMVTVSKPAKEGKREKDSFYDVGVVGNIMRKVSLPDGKIKVLFQGLTKGKILDFASEQPLFVNVDTLKNEESNEENIKSVIEVLIENVKKLSKLNIKFPADLVKTIEENDDPVRIADLISSVLKVKKEEAYKLFSQTNIEQRLFDIIEVIKKEIESFKIQKEITQKVNSKIEKTHKDYFLKEQIKAIQKELGTDNQKEIEIKSYKKRLKAKKEFMSKEAYKETKKQLEKLSRMNPDSPDASLLQTYVEQVLDIPFGEYANEKISVKNVEEQLNKDHYSLIKAKERISEYFAVKQLLEQRNLEDLKSKGTVLCFVGPPGVGKTSLANSISQALKRPLIRVALGGMEDVNELRGHRRTYVGAMPGRLIKGLIDAKKMNPVMVLDEIDKLGSNHRGDPTAVMLEILDPEQNHEFRDLYLNFPVDLSQVIFVSTANDARRIPAPLRDRMEFIEISSYTPEEKYHIAKDYLIPQELEKHGLQKSEVSINKATIELIISKYTREAGVRNLRRVFSKLFRKVVKQILNDPTIEKVTIGTKDLKAYLDNPIFEIDPAEKKNSIGIANGLAWTAVGGDVLKIEAIKLKGKGNLTVTGNLGDVMKESSRISYSVVKVLIDNKVLKIDEKIIPKSVKEEEENEKLDCSEIYKRYDIHLHIPEGATPKDGPSAGITMALAIASILSDKAIKADVAMTGELTLSGKVLPIGGLKEKLIAAYKAKMKKALVPRKNFDRDLDEIPDEVKNAMEIKAVDTIEDVLKEALV, encoded by the coding sequence ATGGAATTAAAAAATTATGAAGAATTTCCACAAACTATACCACTAATTATTGAAGATGATATATTTTTATACCCTTTTATGATTGCTCCTTTATTTTTAAGTAATGAGCAAAATGTAAAAGCTGTTGAATATGCAATAGACCATAATAAACTAGTTATGGTTACAGTTTCAAAACCAGCAAAAGAAGGTAAAAGAGAAAAAGACTCTTTTTATGATGTTGGAGTTGTAGGAAACATTATGAGAAAAGTATCTTTACCTGATGGTAAAATAAAAGTACTTTTCCAAGGTTTAACTAAAGGAAAAATTTTAGATTTTGCAAGTGAACAACCATTATTTGTAAATGTTGATACTTTAAAAAATGAAGAATCAAATGAAGAGAATATAAAATCTGTAATTGAAGTATTGATAGAAAATGTAAAAAAATTATCAAAATTGAATATTAAATTTCCTGCTGATTTAGTAAAAACTATAGAAGAAAATGATGATCCTGTAAGAATTGCAGATTTAATATCATCTGTTTTAAAAGTAAAAAAAGAAGAAGCTTATAAACTATTTTCTCAAACAAATATTGAACAAAGATTATTTGATATTATAGAAGTTATTAAAAAAGAGATAGAATCATTTAAAATCCAAAAAGAGATTACTCAAAAAGTAAACTCAAAAATAGAAAAAACACACAAAGATTATTTTTTAAAAGAGCAAATAAAAGCTATTCAAAAAGAACTTGGAACAGATAATCAAAAAGAAATAGAGATAAAATCTTATAAAAAGAGATTGAAAGCCAAAAAAGAGTTTATGTCAAAAGAAGCTTATAAAGAGACAAAAAAACAACTTGAAAAATTAAGCAGAATGAACCCTGATTCTCCTGATGCTTCTTTACTTCAAACTTATGTAGAACAAGTTTTAGATATTCCTTTTGGAGAATATGCAAACGAAAAGATTTCTGTAAAGAATGTAGAAGAACAACTAAATAAAGATCATTATTCATTAATTAAAGCAAAAGAGAGAATTAGTGAATATTTTGCAGTAAAACAACTACTTGAACAAAGAAATTTAGAAGATTTAAAATCTAAAGGTACTGTTTTATGTTTTGTAGGACCTCCAGGAGTTGGTAAAACTTCTTTAGCAAACTCTATTTCTCAAGCACTAAAACGACCTTTAATAAGAGTAGCTTTAGGTGGAATGGAAGATGTAAACGAGTTAAGAGGACATAGAAGAACTTATGTTGGAGCAATGCCAGGAAGATTAATCAAAGGATTAATTGATGCAAAAAAAATGAATCCAGTTATGGTTTTAGATGAGATTGATAAACTTGGCTCTAATCATAGAGGTGATCCAACAGCTGTAATGTTAGAGATTTTAGACCCAGAACAAAACCATGAATTTAGAGATTTATATTTAAACTTTCCAGTTGATTTATCTCAAGTTATATTTGTATCAACAGCAAATGATGCTAGAAGAATTCCTGCACCTTTAAGAGATAGAATGGAATTTATAGAGATATCTTCTTATACTCCAGAAGAAAAGTATCATATTGCAAAAGATTATTTGATTCCTCAAGAGTTAGAAAAACACGGACTTCAAAAAAGTGAAGTAAGTATCAATAAAGCAACTATTGAATTAATCATATCAAAATATACAAGAGAAGCTGGGGTAAGAAATTTAAGACGAGTTTTCTCAAAACTATTTAGAAAAGTTGTAAAACAAATTTTAAATGACCCAACAATAGAAAAAGTAACTATTGGAACAAAAGATTTAAAAGCTTATTTAGATAATCCAATTTTTGAAATTGATCCAGCAGAAAAGAAAAACTCTATTGGAATTGCAAATGGATTGGCTTGGACAGCAGTTGGTGGGGATGTTTTAAAAATCGAAGCAATTAAGCTAAAAGGAAAAGGAAATCTAACTGTTACAGGAAATCTTGGTGATGTAATGAAAGAGTCTTCAAGAATTTCATATTCTGTTGTAAAAGTTTTAATAGATAATAAAGTTCTAAAAATTGATGAAAAGATTATTCCTAAATCTGTAAAAGAAGAAGAGGAAAATGAAAAGCTTGATTGTAGTGAAATATATAAAAGATATGATATTCATTTACATATTCCAGAAGGTGCAACACCAAAAGATGGACCAAGTGCAGGTATAACTATGGCACTTGCAATAGCTTCAATTTTAAGTGATAAAGCTATAAAAGCAGATGTTGCAATGACAGGAGAACTTACACTTTCTGGTAAAGTTTTACCAATTGGTGGATTAAAAGAGAAACTAATTGCAGCATATAAAGCAAAAATGAAAAAAGCTTTAGTTCCTAGAAAAAATTTTGATAGAGATTTGGATGAAATTCCAGATGAAGTAAAAAATGCAATGGAAATAAAAGCTGTTGATACAATAGAAGATGTTTTAAAAGAGGCTTTAGTTTAA
- a CDS encoding PAS domain-containing protein, protein MNKEIILTKDVMIVSETDEKGNILYANADFCKIAGFSREELIGKPHNLVRHSDMPKDAFGDLWKTINNGNIWKGIVKNKTKQGEFYWVNATVYPSKTVDGRKRYISVRVKPTQEEIDTATKLYLNMK, encoded by the coding sequence ATGAACAAGGAAATTATATTAACTAAAGATGTAATGATAGTCTCAGAAACAGACGAAAAAGGCAATATTCTGTATGCAAATGCTGATTTTTGTAAAATTGCTGGTTTTTCAAGAGAGGAACTAATTGGAAAACCTCATAATTTAGTTAGACACTCTGATATGCCAAAAGATGCGTTTGGAGATTTATGGAAAACAATAAATAATGGAAATATTTGGAAAGGAATAGTGAAAAATAAAACTAAACAAGGGGAGTTTTATTGGGTAAATGCAACTGTTTATCCTTCAAAAACAGTTGATGGAAGAAAAAGATACATTTCTGTTAGAGTAAAACCAACTCAAGAAGAAATAGATACTGCGACTAAACTTTATTTAAATATGAAATGA
- a CDS encoding cupin domain-containing protein, whose translation MQLANFNGIVSNLLDNITPVEITKGVSQYILWKNNDGKLTAIYKFEKNSKLPFLDEHNLFDEHIFVISGVFNDGNKKYKEGSFIINPKGTSHIPQSEEGCTILVTNE comes from the coding sequence ATGCAATTAGCAAACTTCAATGGAATAGTCTCAAATTTATTAGATAATATTACTCCTGTAGAAATTACAAAAGGCGTGAGCCAATACATACTTTGGAAAAACAATGATGGAAAATTAACAGCTATTTATAAATTTGAAAAAAATAGTAAATTACCATTTCTTGATGAACATAACTTATTTGATGAACATATTTTTGTAATATCGGGAGTTTTTAATGATGGTAACAAAAAATATAAAGAGGGTTCATTTATAATAAATCCTAAAGGAACTTCTCACATTCCTCAATCAGAAGAAGGATGTACTATTTTAGTAACAAATGAATAA